Proteins from one Niallia circulans genomic window:
- a CDS encoding phosphocarrier protein HPr, which yields MSEKTFTIIDETGIHARPATLLVSTASKFKSDMQIAYKGKSVNLKSIMGVMSLGVPKGGEITISATGEDETEAVDGLEAVLKKEGLVG from the coding sequence ATGAGCGAAAAAACTTTTACTATTATTGATGAAACTGGAATACATGCTAGACCTGCTACTTTATTAGTAAGCACTGCAAGCAAATTCAAATCAGACATGCAAATTGCTTATAAAGGCAAATCTGTAAACTTGAAATCCATCATGGGCGTTATGTCACTTGGTGTACCAAAAGGTGGAGAAATCACTATTTCTGCAACTGGTGAAGACGAAACAGAAGCTGTTGATGGTTTAGAAGCAGTTCTTAAAAAAGAAGGCCTAGTAGGCTAA
- a CDS encoding PTS sugar transporter subunit IIB, producing MRILLCCAVGMSTSLLVRKMKKYAECNAINCTIWAIPAEAIHHHMDKADVILLGPQVRFLLRDVTNAASKKGVPVSIINTVDYGTFNAKEVLELAQKLVSDKDRNEIISDKSKQ from the coding sequence ATGAGAATACTTCTATGCTGTGCTGTGGGGATGTCTACAAGCCTGTTAGTGCGCAAAATGAAAAAATACGCTGAATGCAATGCAATTAATTGTACAATTTGGGCAATACCCGCAGAAGCAATTCATCATCATATGGACAAGGCTGATGTCATATTGCTTGGTCCGCAGGTTCGTTTTTTGTTGCGTGATGTAACAAATGCGGCAAGTAAAAAAGGAGTTCCTGTATCGATCATTAACACAGTGGACTATGGTACATTTAATGCCAAAGAAGTATTAGAGCTGGCTCAGAAACTGGTTTCAGATAAAGACAGGAATGAAATAATTTCGGACAAAAGTAAACAATAA
- a CDS encoding BglG family transcription antiterminator, which translates to MLENRTGNLLKQLMAAEDLITSEQLSKVLHVTSRTVRNDMKELESLLAANGAKIKSVRGQGYQLMIESDQLFRNFLKESFHEGKDEIIPTLKGGRVHYIINRLLLTDKNLKLEDLADELFISKSTIQNDLKEVKELLKSYDLKVEKTGNSGMRLKGEEVNLRFCMSEYLFNRKLDHTELTYDPAALLLNEELTAIRTIILEQIRIAAITLSDISLNNLVVHIAIACKRIREGNYISAIPKETNDITDEKEYTVSKKIVKTIENTLHVEFPETEVAYIAIHLLGTKLLSHHALTDGEVLDFIDERILGLTTNILDEVEHKMNLQIDKDKELFTGLSLHLKPAINRFRYKMNLRNPLLDDIKSNYPIPFEAGVVTAGVIKKELGYDIHENEIAFLALHFGAAMERKKVSSKKKRCMIVCASGVGSANLLYYKLKSQYSSELEMIGTTELYKVKEINFNEIDLIISTIPIKEDIQVPVIEVNTILGDRDFAKINGALYSKKAKTSAYSSIREELVYLQKPFETKEEIFAFLEAELLSLELINSSFMDHVRERENVSPTCFGNMVAIPHPNTPQTDKTFWAFCTLQKPIDWGGKSVQFICLLSVQKNSTGDFQELYDVLGDVLDSPTIIQQLLKCKSFSEFKSVFPS; encoded by the coding sequence ATGTTAGAGAACCGCACAGGAAACTTATTGAAGCAGCTTATGGCTGCCGAAGACCTTATAACAAGCGAACAATTATCAAAAGTGCTTCATGTTACTTCAAGAACTGTCCGAAATGATATGAAGGAACTTGAGTCATTGCTTGCTGCTAACGGAGCGAAAATAAAGTCTGTCAGAGGTCAAGGTTATCAATTAATGATCGAAAGCGATCAGCTTTTCCGAAATTTTCTAAAAGAAAGCTTCCATGAAGGAAAAGACGAGATCATACCGACACTAAAAGGTGGAAGAGTCCATTACATCATTAATCGCCTTTTGCTTACAGATAAAAATTTAAAGCTAGAGGATTTAGCAGATGAATTGTTCATAAGCAAGTCAACCATTCAGAATGATTTAAAAGAAGTGAAAGAGCTTCTCAAAAGCTATGACTTAAAGGTGGAGAAGACAGGGAACTCAGGAATGAGGCTAAAGGGGGAGGAAGTAAACCTCCGTTTTTGTATGTCAGAGTATTTATTTAACAGAAAACTCGACCATACGGAGCTTACCTATGATCCGGCAGCACTCCTGTTAAACGAAGAATTGACGGCAATCCGAACGATTATCCTTGAACAAATCAGGATCGCTGCGATTACGCTGTCAGATATAAGCTTGAATAATCTCGTTGTTCATATTGCGATTGCTTGTAAGCGTATACGAGAGGGAAATTATATTTCGGCCATTCCAAAAGAGACCAATGACATTACGGACGAAAAGGAATATACAGTCTCCAAAAAGATTGTGAAAACAATTGAAAATACTTTACATGTTGAATTCCCTGAAACAGAGGTTGCATATATTGCCATCCATTTGCTTGGCACAAAGCTTCTGAGTCATCATGCTTTGACAGACGGGGAAGTGCTTGATTTCATTGACGAACGAATACTGGGCTTAACAACAAATATTCTAGATGAGGTTGAACATAAAATGAACCTCCAAATAGATAAGGATAAGGAACTTTTCACTGGTTTATCATTGCATTTAAAGCCAGCCATTAACAGATTCCGTTATAAGATGAACTTGAGGAATCCATTGCTTGATGACATTAAATCAAACTATCCGATTCCGTTTGAAGCAGGTGTTGTTACAGCCGGTGTTATTAAAAAGGAGTTAGGCTATGACATTCATGAAAATGAAATTGCCTTCCTAGCTCTGCATTTCGGGGCGGCAATGGAAAGGAAAAAAGTCAGCAGCAAAAAGAAGCGCTGTATGATTGTTTGTGCTTCAGGAGTTGGCAGCGCTAACCTTTTATATTATAAATTAAAATCCCAGTACAGTTCTGAATTAGAAATGATTGGAACGACGGAGCTTTATAAAGTGAAGGAAATTAATTTTAACGAAATTGATCTTATCATAAGTACCATTCCGATTAAAGAAGACATCCAGGTTCCTGTCATTGAGGTAAATACAATTCTTGGTGACAGGGATTTTGCAAAAATTAATGGCGCCTTATATTCAAAAAAGGCTAAAACAAGCGCTTATTCCTCTATCCGCGAAGAATTGGTTTACTTACAAAAACCGTTTGAGACGAAGGAGGAAATCTTTGCTTTTCTTGAAGCAGAGCTTTTGAGTCTTGAACTGATTAATAGTAGCTTCATGGATCATGTAAGAGAGCGGGAGAATGTGTCACCAACATGCTTTGGAAACATGGTTGCCATTCCTCACCCTAACACACCACAGACGGACAAGACCTTCTGGGCCTTTTGTACATTACAAAAGCCGATTGACTGGGGCGGGAAAAGTGTTCAATTTATCTGTCTGTTGAGTGTGCAAAAGAACAGTACAGGTGATTTTCAAGAATTGTATGACGTGCTTGGAGATGTTCTCGACAGCCCGACAATCATTCAGCAGTTGTTAAAATGCAAGAGCTTTTCCGAATTCAAGTCAGTTTTTCCTTCATAA
- a CDS encoding gamma-glutamyl-gamma-aminobutyrate hydrolase family protein, protein MSTRPVIGITGAYVFHNKFMDGTYVHHDYQKAIYANGGLPVILPYVSEELAEDMVDHCDAILLSGGEDVDPQFYGQDPHQKLGSTIPLRDTVELAILKVAMEKQKPILAICRGVQILNVALGGTLFQDIPSQVRESIQHTQTVDRSRDTHWATIDKNSRIYEILGVEKERVNSLHHQAIDGLAEELKAVAKSSDGIIEAVEHKSYPAFLLGIQWHPESMAATSERMNEIFAQFVAAAK, encoded by the coding sequence TTGTCAACTAGACCTGTAATAGGGATAACAGGTGCATATGTATTTCATAATAAATTTATGGATGGTACATATGTTCATCACGATTACCAAAAGGCTATATATGCAAATGGTGGGCTGCCGGTTATTTTGCCTTATGTGAGCGAGGAGCTGGCAGAAGATATGGTGGACCATTGTGATGCGATACTGTTAAGCGGCGGGGAGGATGTTGATCCGCAGTTTTATGGACAAGATCCACATCAAAAATTAGGCAGTACAATTCCGCTTCGGGATACTGTTGAATTAGCTATTCTAAAGGTTGCCATGGAGAAGCAAAAACCAATTTTAGCTATTTGCCGAGGTGTGCAAATATTAAATGTTGCTTTAGGCGGTACCTTGTTTCAAGACATTCCAAGCCAAGTTCGTGAAAGTATTCAGCATACCCAAACAGTGGACAGAAGCAGGGATACCCATTGGGCGACAATTGATAAAAACAGCCGCATTTATGAAATATTAGGTGTAGAGAAGGAAAGAGTTAACAGCCTTCATCATCAGGCAATTGACGGGCTGGCAGAGGAGCTGAAAGCTGTTGCCAAAAGCTCTGACGGCATTATTGAAGCTGTTGAGCATAAAAGCTATCCAGCATTTTTGCTTGGAATTCAGTGGCATCCAGAGTCTATGGCTGCCACTTCAGAAAGAATGAACGAGATTTTTGCTCAGTTTGTCGCGGCAGCAAAATAA
- a CDS encoding bifunctional metallophosphatase/5'-nucleotidase: MADTNVTILFTSDVHGNIYPLLYGNNQPANVGLGKVATILAEERSKSEHTIVIDNGDLIQGTPLTYHYVQSLADKNNPMIQILNTLQYDGAVIGNHEFNYGLNILQKAVNESDFPWLCANIVKEDTNEPFLGKPYIIKKIGEIKIAILGITTHYIPNWENPSNISGLAFCDALEATKHWVEKIKAEEQPECIVVSYHGGFERDIDTGEPTEALTGENQGYSMCEQIENIDVLLTGHQHRTLSGNINGVEIIQASNNGQLVGKVTLTFNDNGELTAKKAELLSTEGVTADASILNLASEYEQSTQHWLDTPIGFIDGDMTVCDPMETRLSDTPLIEFINKVQMEAAGVKIANTALFNNDSPGFKPNVTMRDIVSNYIYPNTLKVLSISGKDIKDALEQSARYFEVDENGNPTVNKSYLYPKPQHYNYDMWEGIDYVLDISKPVGNRVTKLQYEGSDMKEDEQFEVVMNNYRAGGGGNYFMYQNKPVLREIQFDMSELIANYILERKTVTATCDHNWKVIW, translated from the coding sequence TTGGCAGATACAAATGTAACGATATTATTTACAAGCGATGTACATGGAAATATTTATCCTCTTCTTTATGGCAATAATCAGCCGGCAAATGTTGGTCTCGGAAAAGTGGCGACCATATTGGCAGAAGAACGTTCAAAATCTGAGCATACAATTGTTATTGACAATGGCGATTTAATTCAAGGTACACCATTAACATATCATTATGTGCAATCATTGGCAGACAAAAACAATCCGATGATCCAAATATTAAATACGCTTCAGTATGATGGGGCGGTAATTGGCAACCATGAATTTAATTATGGACTTAATATTCTTCAAAAAGCAGTTAATGAATCAGACTTTCCATGGCTCTGTGCAAACATTGTAAAGGAAGATACAAATGAGCCGTTTTTAGGTAAGCCATACATAATCAAAAAAATTGGGGAAATTAAAATAGCAATCCTTGGAATTACAACACATTACATACCTAATTGGGAAAATCCAAGCAATATAAGCGGACTTGCCTTCTGTGATGCACTGGAAGCGACAAAACATTGGGTTGAAAAGATAAAAGCAGAGGAACAGCCTGAATGTATAGTAGTTTCCTATCATGGCGGGTTTGAAAGAGATATTGACACAGGTGAGCCGACGGAAGCACTTACTGGAGAAAACCAAGGGTACAGCATGTGTGAACAAATAGAAAACATAGACGTTCTCTTAACAGGACATCAGCATAGAACCTTGAGTGGAAATATAAATGGAGTAGAAATCATTCAAGCAAGTAATAATGGCCAGCTTGTCGGAAAAGTAACCTTAACATTTAATGATAATGGAGAATTGACAGCTAAAAAAGCGGAGCTTCTATCAACAGAAGGTGTAACAGCAGATGCAAGTATTTTAAATCTTGCGTCTGAATATGAACAGAGCACACAACACTGGCTAGATACACCTATCGGCTTTATTGATGGTGATATGACGGTATGTGATCCGATGGAAACACGCTTGTCTGACACTCCATTAATAGAATTCATTAATAAAGTCCAAATGGAGGCTGCAGGAGTGAAAATTGCCAATACGGCATTGTTTAACAACGATTCACCTGGATTCAAGCCGAATGTCACAATGAGAGATATTGTGTCAAATTATATTTATCCAAATACATTGAAGGTTCTTTCCATATCCGGAAAGGATATTAAGGATGCATTAGAGCAAAGTGCGAGATACTTTGAAGTCGATGAAAACGGTAATCCAACTGTAAATAAATCCTATTTATATCCAAAACCGCAGCATTATAATTATGACATGTGGGAAGGGATCGACTATGTGCTGGACATTTCTAAACCAGTTGGCAATAGAGTCACAAAACTTCAATATGAAGGAAGTGACATGAAAGAAGACGAACAGTTTGAAGTTGTCATGAACAATTATCGAGCTGGCGGCGGCGGTAATTACTTCATGTATCAAAATAAACCTGTACTGCGGGAAATCCAGTTTGATATGTCAGAGCTTATCGCCAACTATATTCTGGAAAGAAAAACAGTAACAGCAACATGTGACCACAACTGGAAGGTCATCTGGTAA
- a CDS encoding phosphate/phosphite/phosphonate ABC transporter substrate-binding protein, with product MFKKLATFGLSLSLAAGVLAGCGSSADETGSDASKGYEPKELTVQFVPSQSAATLEAKAKPLEELLSDELGIPVKVSVSTNYNTIIEAMASKQVDVGFLPPTAYVLAKEKGAADVILQAQRKGVNDDGSEKDELVDFYKSIFVVKKDSGIDSVADLKGKKIAFQDVTSSAGYVWPAATLMDNDLDPIKDVQGTTVKGHDQAIISLLNGDVDAAAVFQDARNIVKADYPTVFEDTKVVSFTEEIPNDTVSVRSDMTDDWKKKLQDAFIAIGKSDEGHEIIRDIYTHEGYVVSDDSNFDVVREYAEKVKTE from the coding sequence ATGTTCAAAAAACTTGCAACATTCGGTCTATCTTTGTCGTTAGCAGCAGGTGTTCTTGCTGGCTGTGGATCTTCAGCTGATGAAACTGGCTCTGATGCGTCAAAGGGATATGAACCAAAAGAATTAACCGTTCAATTTGTTCCTTCTCAAAGCGCAGCTACACTTGAAGCAAAAGCAAAACCACTTGAAGAGTTATTATCTGATGAATTAGGCATTCCAGTGAAAGTAAGTGTTTCTACAAACTACAACACAATTATTGAAGCGATGGCTTCTAAACAAGTTGATGTTGGCTTCTTGCCTCCAACAGCTTATGTATTAGCTAAAGAAAAAGGTGCTGCAGATGTTATTCTTCAAGCACAGCGTAAAGGTGTTAATGATGATGGTTCTGAGAAAGATGAATTAGTAGATTTCTATAAATCTATTTTCGTAGTGAAGAAGGATTCTGGTATCGATTCAGTTGCTGATCTTAAAGGCAAAAAAATCGCATTCCAAGATGTGACTTCTTCTGCTGGTTACGTATGGCCTGCGGCTACATTAATGGATAATGATCTTGACCCGATTAAAGATGTACAAGGTACTACAGTAAAAGGTCATGACCAAGCAATCATCTCACTATTAAATGGTGATGTTGATGCTGCAGCTGTTTTCCAAGATGCTCGTAATATCGTGAAAGCAGATTACCCAACTGTGTTTGAAGATACAAAAGTCGTTTCCTTCACAGAAGAAATTCCTAACGACACAGTTTCTGTCCGCTCTGACATGACTGACGATTGGAAGAAGAAATTGCAGGATGCATTCATTGCAATCGGCAAAAGCGATGAAGGCCATGAAATTATAAGAGATATTTACACACATGAAGGATATGTTGTTTCAGATGACAGCAACTTTGATGTTGTGCGTGAATATGCAGAAAAAGTGAAGACTGAATAG
- the phnC gene encoding phosphonate ABC transporter ATP-binding protein has protein sequence MIQFKNVTKIYPNGTKGLNNINITIEKGEFVVIVGLSGAGKSTFLRSINRLHEISEGEILIDGNSITAAKGSGLRKIRRDIGMIFQSFNLVKRSTVIKNVLSGRVGYHNTFRTILGLFPKEDVELSLTALNRVNILEKAYSRADELSGGQQQRVSIARALAQEAQVILADEPVASLDPLTTKQVMDDLKRINEEDGITTVVNLHFIDLARDYATRIIGLRAGEVVFDGPVEAATDEVFSEIYGRPIKKDELLGEPV, from the coding sequence TTGATACAGTTTAAAAATGTTACGAAAATTTATCCGAATGGCACAAAGGGTTTGAATAACATTAACATCACCATTGAAAAAGGTGAATTCGTTGTAATTGTAGGGCTTTCTGGTGCCGGAAAATCAACATTCCTCCGTTCCATAAATCGTCTCCATGAAATTTCAGAAGGTGAGATTTTAATTGACGGTAATTCGATTACAGCAGCAAAAGGCTCTGGTCTTCGGAAAATCCGCCGTGATATCGGTATGATCTTCCAAAGCTTTAATCTAGTTAAACGCTCTACCGTAATAAAAAATGTATTATCTGGTCGTGTTGGCTATCATAATACGTTTCGGACAATTCTTGGACTCTTCCCTAAGGAAGATGTGGAGCTTTCCTTAACCGCCTTAAACAGGGTGAATATTTTAGAAAAGGCCTATTCTAGGGCGGACGAGCTTTCAGGCGGTCAGCAGCAGCGGGTATCAATCGCTCGTGCATTGGCACAAGAAGCACAAGTCATTTTAGCAGATGAGCCTGTCGCTTCCCTCGATCCATTAACTACAAAGCAGGTTATGGATGACTTAAAGCGTATTAATGAAGAAGATGGCATCACTACGGTCGTCAACCTTCACTTCATTGATCTTGCTCGTGATTATGCTACAAGAATTATTGGGTTGAGAGCAGGTGAAGTAGTCTTTGACGGTCCTGTAGAAGCGGCAACAGACGAAGTGTTTTCAGAAATATACGGCAGACCAATTAAAAAAGACGAGCTATTAGGTGAACCGGTATGA